TGGCCCATGTGGTTTAATGGGATAAAattactttttatattttggtgcAATGGGATGAAATTAGCTTTACTTGTGAATTAAGCGGTCGTGTGTTGTCAGGttgaaaatttattctataacaTGACTGCTCGGAGGAAGACACTGCAAAATTCTGCTGATGATTATTCAAAGATTGTAGATGTGTTAAGCCGGTTTGCCATTCATCATATGAATGTTAGCTTCTCCTGCAGAAAAGTAGGTTTCCATTTCACCAACTAATGAAAGTTTTCTTTCTTACTTCACTTATCGTTTGCATGGCTAGAACTTACTCCAAAATCACGATTAAAGCTTTTTGAGCTGCTATTATTATCAGCATGGAGCTGCTAGAGCAGATGTTAATTCTGTTGCCACAATATCAAGGATTGATGCAATTCGTTCAGTTTATGGGGTGTCAGTTGCTCGCTGTCTGATGAAGGTAGAAGCTTTGGATAAAGATCCTTCTAGCTCAGTTTTCCAGATGGAGGGGTTTATCTCCAATTCCAATTATGTAGCGAAGAAGATAACCATGGTGCTTTTTATAAATGGTATGAACTATTCGTGCAGTGCCATATCAAGACAAGAAACTTCCAATGtcaaaattatcaaatttacAAACTAAAACCAGAAAGGTTTTTGTAGAATTACATTGTATTAAGTTGGGTCAGATTGGGTAAACCAGCTCATtaaaccaaattcaaacaCATGGTTTCCAATGCTAATGTTGCAAACTGAAAGTGAGCTGAGCTCTAAGACTCAAACCAACATTCATCCCTACTATTTCCTTATTCAGCAAATTGTTTTCTGGGACTTCTCTCTAGATGATAACctattatatttctctttctaaatttgagCCCAAGTGGCAAAGAGTTTATTGAATGTCCTTGAGggattatttattattattagtttttgtaatttccatttttcttttagctGTGGAAGAAGGAGTTTAGTCGGTTGGGTGGCAGTGTCTCAGGTCATAAGACAAAGATGGTTATGTGTTAATGCTTCCATTGCTAAAAAAGATTTTCAGGTCTTTgcttttttacttgaaaatatGACCTTTCACCCTTCTTGACCTGATAGGATGAGATGGTGGTTAGATTGACATAGGGAATTTTCTCATAGATGTCATATCAGGGTTATGAGATACTccatctctttgtttttttataaccATCTTCTTGGATTTGGAAGGTTAACATGCCTTCTAAGGTGTATGTTTGCGATATGCACTTAAGTCCATAAAAACTAGATGAACCTATTAGATTTTGTAAAAGAAGCAATATCTGATTCTGGAAGTTAAAGACCATGTATGTTCAGTCAATTTGATATTCTACTCTCGAGCTTTCCTAGTCTTGTAATGCGTAGTAGTTAAATACAAGTAAACAGCTTAATCAACAAACCAGGAAAAGGGACAAAGCAAGACTTGTTTAAGCTTCAGCCGTTGGGATATTCTGTGCTGGAGCTTGACTAGTCTCTTCtctgaaaagagaaaattagaGCTTGGAGACAGATGTAGTGCGCTTTTAACAAACATCCCTGAAATTAAATCAGCCAAAATCAGAAGCTGTTTAGCGATCTTATTATCTTGATGAGGATTTCAGTGTTTGTTAGACAACATGTTAGTCTAATTATTCAATCACAGTTAGATGGCTACATGGTTTATGATTTGGATGATTGTTTGTGAGGATGATCCTTGGATAGGACCTAAAAATTGGACTGCTCAAATATTCTTgtatatatttacatatatgcaaaatgtataatacatatatgtgGTAGGTTTTGTCATTTGTATGTGAAAATTAACTAGGGACTACCTAATTTACTTTCtttattactttatttatAAGCCAGAAGGTCTATTATGCGATTTTTACCTTTTAAGTCCACCAATAATTATGTTTTCTTGttcgtttttgttttgttttttgacttatatttatattctattttatttcaaaagtaCAGACAGATTGGTGGATTGTACTGCATTGAAGAGAGCTCTAGAAATTGTTTATGCTGCAACATTGCCAAAAGCATCAAAACCCTTCATATACATGGCAATTATATTACCACCTGAACATGTTGATGTCAACGTTCACCCAACAAAGAGAGAGGTATGCATTAGTTTTAGGTTTGTGATTTTTAAATCCTGGtttctgatatatatatatatatatatatatatattttataccAAGCAAAATAGGCTCAATTGTTGGTAAGGGCATCACATCAAAAACTTCATATCTATGTAAGGCATTTGAGATGTAAAATTGAATTTTACATCCGAACCATTGCTTCACTTAATTTccataaaatatatatctatTGGATTTTCCATAATTGAAGTGGCAACAAGACTTGGAGATGTCATTGTAAGACCATTTCAAGTATCCTGTTCTGTAAAGTCCAAACTTGGTTTCTGTCTAATATTCTGTAAACAAGTAACTTTTCTGTCTGTCAGTGCTTGGATCATGTGTTGCATACGGACATCTCATTAACCAGCTTCTGCCTATCCACAAGGGCTTTACTGGCTATTCCTTTTTAACAAACACCTTATAGTCCTGTATGAAAAATACTAGGAGATAGCGGAACACCCTGAGATTTTCCTgcttcttatttatttatatatcatCTATTATTTGAACAGCTGGTGTAGAAAGTTCTTACTAACCTCTATAATACCAAATATATCTGCATTCTTATTGAAAAAGAAACTCTTTTGATATGCAGGTAAGCCTTCTGAATCAGGAAATTATCATTGAAAAGATACAGTCGGTGGTTGAATCAAGGTTGAGAAGCTCCAATGAGACACAAACATTTCAGGAACAGGTATTGTTAGCAAAAGCTGCTGATGGTTTCCAGTATGTGGAGAAAGATATCTGTTTCTTAGAAGTTGGTAAAAATTTTGTAGTCTTTGCCCCTCCTTTTCTaagtatatgtgtgtgtatatatatatatatacacacactaGAAGCATCATAAACATTCCATGCATGTTCTATATGAATTTATAGGAAGTTACAGTAGGCGAGAGAAGGTTAGTTAGTTAAAGATCGAATAATGTTAATTACCATAACAAccttaatttttagtttaattttttaaaatgtttaatGAAATAATAATGACAAAATTGATACTTACCTTATCGTGGTTGACAATGAGTCTTCTCTTATTAAATGTAGTTATATATATTACCATGGTTGACAAAGAGCCTTCTCTTAATAATAGTATTTAGgcaaaaagtcacttttggtccctGTAATTTATCACTTTTACCACTTAGGTCCatgtggtttcaatttgatcaattttgtcCATGTAGTTTGAATTCcaagcaattcaaggacaatcCCTAATTTCTGTCAAATTAAGAGGGCATTTCGGTCCAATCTTGCAGCCCCTCCCCAACCACCTGATCCCATCCCTCCTCCTAACTCAACCTACTCCCCACCCTCTAGCCACGACCCAACCACCCCGACAACAACCTTATCCCTTCCCTCCCCCTTCCGACCCAAcatcctccaccaccaccttttTCCTCACTCGTATCAAACTCCAAACCTAATTCCATGCATTCCCCTAAACCTCTCCTcatgaatccaaatttccaaaaacaaaGCCAGACTTTAAGACTAAAAAGTGACAATTGTTTATTCAAGATTGGAGGTAATGGACTTTGAGACTCGAAAGCATAAGAAAAGCTACATAGGGGCTGCTGGGTTGGCTGTGGAGTGGTTGGGGAGGTGATGCAAGATTGGACCGAAATGCCGCTCttaatttgacaaaaattggggattgtccttgaattgcttgAAATTCTAACTACAAGGACAAAATAgatcaaattgaaacaacAGGGACCAAAAATGACTTTTAGCcttgtatttatatacattTGTATGTAAATGCATATGTACAGAATTCCTCAGCGCAGAGGATGGAGTTTGTATCGATAATGTTGTTAATGTATTGATAACACGTTGATACGTTTTGCTATTGACTTGTTATAGACACCTTATCGACACCACCTTCACTTTAACAGACCTTTAAAGGATGGGCGTCCAGCAGAGAGGGGACTGTACATATGTACATATACAATTTTTCTATGATGCAGTTAACCATAAGTCTGGGTCACCATTTTTTGCCTTGCTGGTTGACCTCCACTGTACATGCCGATCAAGCGGCAGTTAGACTTAAGACTTAGATAAGATTAGAAAAGTCAGTGAAATAGACAGCTGAAAttgccaaaattaaaaatacggGACAATATTGGAAAATGACTTAATCTTGTGATGGTTTCAGTTAAAGATGCTTGCTGTggtgaataatttttttttccctcataTGAAATGCATGTTGGTTTGTGAAGCCAATGGATGCCTCGATAAATACTTGGAAGCTTTGTATGGCTTACTTTTGTATGTTTTTCCTTACTAAACAATGTATACTAGAAACCAGCCCGGTTGCTTCATGGAAATTCTTGTTTTCTACATATAGAGGGAATCTGCATTTATTCTTTTATATCTGTTTTCCCACTCTAACCAGGCATGTGGTGCTTTCAGTTTGGCACCATTTCTGGAGCCCTATCTTCAAATGAGTACTGCTCTATAAATTGTTCATTTTCTTGGCATCTTTTGTCTCATTGACATTACAGGCAGTCAAACCAACTCCATCCTGCCAAATGGTTTCAAGCAATGATTCAAATCGGAACCCCTCACCATCTGGTAAGTCCAAATTCCTTACTTTAGTAGATTGTGTTCAAAGTTCATATCTTTTGTTGGTTTCATAATCTTGGCATATTCAATTAACAGCATATATGGTATAGTTCTGAATTCTGAAATGTTTATtagtgttgtatttttagcagggtcaaaattacaaaaggtACCAGTGCATAAAATGGTTAGAACAGATTCATCGGATCCTGCTGGAAGGTTGCATGTTTACTTGCAACCAGAATCTTGTGGCCATCTTGAAAGGAATACTAGCTTGACTGCTATTAGGTAGGATTCTTACATAGTCCTTGAACAGTCAGTTTAATATCTTGTACTGGCTCAGTTGTTAAGCCGCACCTTGCGATGTTGTTCCACTTGTGTTATGTGTGCTAAGACAGTTACTATTGAGCATTGCGAGAATTAGATTATCTTATTAGCATACTTCATTCTGTCCACCCTTTTCTTTTACCTCCTTTTTGTCCTATTGTTTTTTGTAACTTTCCAATTTTGAGAATGGGTCAGTTCTTCCCTCTTGAGCCTTCAGAGGGGTGGATGATTTTGCTTGTAGAGCAGAAGATGGGAGGAACTCTTGTCTTTGTTTCAGCTGAGGGGTAGCGTGATATGTTGACATTGCCATAGAAACTTAGCTACCAGAGACTGATTCTGAGAAATAGGGTGGCAAATGTGTGAAGTTAGTTCTAattttacttcaatttttGGGACACGGGGGAGGGGGGTCTGTTGCTCTTTGTTGTCATTCTCGTTTTACTGGGTGAAAATGTTATGAGAGCGATTGGAAGgggataatattatttttaatgtctgttttttttttgggtatctGAATGTGCTTTCTTATTAATGTAAGATAATCTGGGTTTGTTCTATCCTCTCCaaatattcttaattttttccCCATTATGTTCCCAAAGAAATTTGATATTCAATCCATTAATTAACTGATTTATAATCTGTGGATTTACTTGTGTTTGTatgtaaaatttgaaatgataGATCTTCTGTTAGACAAAGAAGAAATCCGAAGGAAACTGCTGATCTGACCAGCCTTCAGGAGCTTATAGATGAAATTGATCGCAATTGTCATTCTGGTCAGTTTGCAACCAAATTAATTGATCTGTTCTATGGTGGATACTTTCTTTTGGTAGCTAAAAGTAGCTGATGCTTTATGGTTTTCGTTTGTAGGTCTTCTGGACATTGTGAGACACTGCACCTATATTGGAATGGCAGATGATGTCTTTGCGTTGCTTCAGCATGATACTCATCTTTACCTTGCAAATGTAGTGAACTTGAGGTAATCATCCTGTAGcttaaatatattatacacaaATGGTTCTTGTAGTTTACCTCATAAGTCAAGGTAAAGccctttgttttgcttttggtaAGTATCCTCTGTGGTCTATATCCATTACCAAACTTAGTAAATCGCCATATTTCTGTTATTTGTGCAGGGGTATTATGGTCATTTTGTCAAGGGATGTTGATAAACTTAAAATGAGCTCTAATTAGTGGTGTGCACAACCAATTGGATAGCTTACCGAAAATAATTTACCCTAGATAGTATTCCATTggtaaaaaaaaccaaatttcatTCCTGCACTAGTCGCTGACGTGCCCAGTGTGCAAAATATGGATGTCTGTTTCAATTTCGTGACAGTACAGAATAACCAACCTGATTCTCCTCTCCCCCTAAGGTACAAACGATCTCGTTGTGACCGTGAAGCACATCTGCAGATGCATATTCTCCCAGAACAGGGTTTTAACTTTGAAGACCCAAAATAGAGGAAAAATAGGAGATGGCCATGTCAAAATGGGGCCAGTCAcatctatttatttatattataagtATTTACTTGACCAACAAAAAAACCGCTGGAggtaaaacaataataataaagctgAAATGCTAAATGATAAGGGGTCTTCTCTTCAATTGTTGTCTGCTTTTATAGATCTTCTATGAAGAATCTTTGAAGACAAGGGATTGATATAGAATTAGATTTGGTGTTTCCATGTGGGTGTCGTTGTTTAAACCCTTTAAAGATGTTTCTTTCAGTGTCATTCATCTTGAATGGTCTGCAGTTCTGTTAAAGGTGTGGCTGCATGCATCTTTTTTTTGGATGTGGCCTAATAgtgcctttttctttctttcttttgtttttcggTTACAGGTGTTTGTTTTATGTGGACTTTGTACTTTGCATCCCTCTTTCAATGAATTTTTGGTCCTATGGTTTTTCATGATCAGTTCACTTATATCTATTTCTCAATGAAATTTCAGCAAAGAGCTCATGTACCAGCAAGTTCTGCGTCGGTTTGCCCATTTTAATGCTATACAAATAAGTGAGCCAGCCCCAGTGAAGGAGTTGATCGTGTTGGCACTAAAAGAGGGCAATTTAGATCCAGAATGCAGTGAGAATGTTGAGCTGAACGAGAAGATTGCAGAGGTAATTTACTTgctttcttgaatttgattcccttaattttaaaaaaaatcatatttatgtCTCTTTTGAGGAAATTCAGAACCCCTCCCTCCTAATCATAGGGAAGTTTCTTATTAAACCCTTCTTTAATAATCCATTACTTGCTAACAGATTTGACTTGCAGTACAGTTGCATGTGATTTTCATGGCCAAAATAGTAATAAGcctataaattaataaattaattaaaaataaaacagagaaaaacaaGATAACCCCACCACCATTAGAGCAGGGACTCAAGTATCGACGTACACGTTTTAAGAGAATGCAGACATCTTACCCCTGGCTGCAGTTCAGCCTTGGATGCAGTTCAATGATGAGAACTTTCCAATCTTAGGCCCTTCTTCAAGCATAATATCATATCCCAAACTCGTGGGTCTGAAAATGATTGGGCAAATGTCCAAGCCTCCTGGACTGAGCAGTGCCTCAATATAATAGGGAGGAAGCCATAATAGGGGTTTAATTTTCTGATTCCAGATCCACTAGCTCAGGATATTAACATAAGAGACCCTACGGagcaacaaaacaaagaatcaATCTTTAGTCTTTTCCTTCGCCACTGCCAAGTCCTCACTGCACCAA
The window above is part of the Prunus dulcis chromosome 1, ALMONDv2, whole genome shotgun sequence genome. Proteins encoded here:
- the LOC117615269 gene encoding DNA mismatch repair protein MLH1 isoform X5; the encoded protein is MEMEIEAEEEQAPMEPPKIHRLDDSVVNRIAAGEVIQRPVSAVKELVENSLDACSSSINVVVKDGGLKLIQVSDDGHGIRYEDLPILCERHTTSKLSTFEDLQSIKSMGFRGEALASMTYVAHVTVTTITKGQLHGYRVSYKDGVMEHEPKACATVKGTQIMVENLFYNMTARRKTLQNSADDYSKIVDVLSRFAIHHMNVSFSCRKHGAARADVNSVATISRIDAIRSVYGVSVARCLMKVEALDKDPSSSVFQMEGFISNSNYVAKKITMVLFINDRLVDCTALKRALEIVYAATLPKASKPFIYMAIILPPEHVDVNVHPTKREVSLLNQEIIIEKIQSVVESRLRSSNETQTFQEQAVKPTPSCQMVSSNDSNRNPSPSAGSKLQKVPVHKMVRTDSSDPAGRLHVYLQPESCGHLERNTSLTAIRSSVRQRRNPKETADLTSLQELIDEIDRNCHSGLLDIVRHCTYIGMADDVFALLQHDTHLYLANVVNLSKELMYQQVLRRFAHFNAIQISEPAPVKELIVLALKEGNLDPECSENVELNEKIAE
- the LOC117615269 gene encoding DNA mismatch repair protein MLH1 isoform X1, producing the protein MEMEIEAEEEQAPMEPPKIHRLDDSVVNRIAAGEVIQRPVSAVKELVENSLDACSSSINVVVKDGGLKLIQVSDDGHGIRYEDLPILCERHTTSKLSTFEDLQSIKSMGFRGEALASMTYVAHVTVTTITKGQLHGYRVSYKDGVMEHEPKACATVKGTQIMVENLFYNMTARRKTLQNSADDYSKIVDVLSRFAIHHMNVSFSCRKHGAARADVNSVATISRIDAIRSVYGVSVARCLMKVEALDKDPSSSVFQMEGFISNSNYVAKKITMVLFINDRLVDCTALKRALEIVYAATLPKASKPFIYMAIILPPEHVDVNVHPTKREVSLLNQEIIIEKIQSVVESRLRSSNETQTFQEQAVKPTPSCQMVSSNDSNRNPSPSAGSKLQKVPVHKMVRTDSSDPAGRLHVYLQPESCGHLERNTSLTAIRSSVRQRRNPKETADLTSLQELIDEIDRNCHSGLLDIVRHCTYIGMADDVFALLQHDTHLYLANVVNLSKELMYQQVLRRFAHFNAIQISEPAPVKELIVLALKEGNLDPECSENVELNEKIAEMNMELLKQKADMIEEYFCIHIDKDGNLSRLPVILDQYTPDMDRVPEFVLCLGNDVDWEEEKKCLQVISAALGNFYAMHPPMLPNPSGDGLQFYQKRKPFRNPEERLSCSTGMSVCSWISTSLFKES
- the LOC117615269 gene encoding DNA mismatch repair protein MLH1 isoform X4, translated to MEMEIEAEEEQAPMEPPKIHRLDDSVVNRIAAGEVIQRPVSAVKELVENSLDACSSSINVVVKDGGLKLIQVSDDGHGIRYEDLPILCERHTTSKLSTFEDLQSIKSMGFRGEALASMTYVAHVTVTTITKGQLHGYRVSYKDGVMEHEPKACATVKGTQIMVENLFYNMTARRKTLQNSADDYSKIVDVLSRFAIHHMNVSFSCRKHGAARADVNSVATISRIDAIRSVYGVSVARCLMKVEALDKDPSSSVFQMEGFISNSNYVAKKITMVLFINDRLVDCTALKRALEIVYAATLPKASKPFIYMAIILPPEHVDVNVHPTKREVSLLNQEIIIEKIQSVVESRLRSSNETQTFQEQAVKPTPSCQMVSSNDSNRNPSPSAGSKLQKVPVHKMVRTDSSDPAGRLHVYLQPESCGHLERNTSLTAIRSSVRQRRNPKETADLTSLQELIDEIDRNCHSGLLDIVRHCTYIGMADDVFALLQHDTHLYLANVVNLSKELMYQQVLRRFAHFNAIQISEPAPVKELIVLALKEGNLDPECSENVELNEKIAEVDWEEEKKCLQVISAALGNFYAMHPPMLPNPSGDGLQFYQKRKPFRNPEERLSCSTGMSVCSWISTSLFKES
- the LOC117615269 gene encoding DNA mismatch repair protein MLH1 isoform X3; protein product: MEMEIEAEEEQAPMEPPKIHRLDDSVVNRIAAGEVIQRPVSAVKELVENSLDACSSSINVVVKDGGLKLIQVSDDGHGIRYEDLPILCERHTTSKLSTFEDLQSIKSMGFRGEALASMTYVAHVTVTTITKGQLHGYRVSYKDGVMEHEPKACATVKGTQIMVENLFYNMTARRKTLQNSADDYSKIVDVLSRFAIHHMNVSFSCRKHGAARADVNSVATISRIDAIRSVYGVSVARCLMKVEALDKDPSSSVFQMEGFISNSNYVAKKITMVLFINDRLVDCTALKRALEIVYAATLPKASKPFIYMAIILPPEHVDVNVHPTKREVSLLNQEIIIEKIQSVVESRLRSSNETQTFQEQAVKPTPSCQMVSSNDSNRNPSPSAGSKLQKVPVHKMVRTDSSDPAGRLHVYLQPESCGHLERNTSLTAIRQRRNPKETADLTSLQELIDEIDRNCHSGLLDIVRHCTYIGMADDVFALLQHDTHLYLANVVNLSKELMYQQVLRRFAHFNAIQISEPAPVKELIVLALKEGNLDPECSENVELNEKIAEMNMELLKQKADMIEEYFCIHIDKDGNLSRLPVILDQYTPDMDRVPEFVLCLGNDVDWEEEKKCLQVISAALGNFYAMHPPMLPNPSGDGLQFYQKRKPFRNPEERLSCSTGMSVCSWISTSLFKES
- the LOC117615269 gene encoding DNA mismatch repair protein MLH1 isoform X2, with translation MEMEIEAEEEQAPMEPPKIHRLDDSVVNRIAAGEVIQRPVSAVKELVENSLDACSSSINVVVKDGGLKLIQVSDDGHGIRYEDLPILCERHTTSKLSTFEDLQSIKSMGFRGEALASMTYVAHVTVTTITKGQLHGYRVSYKDGVMEHEPKACATVKGTQIMVENLFYNMTARRKTLQNSADDYSKIVDVLSRFAIHHMNVSFSCRKHGAARADVNSVATISRIDAIRSVYGVSVARCLMKVEALDKDPSSSVFQMEGFISNSNYVAKKITMVLFINDRLVDCTALKRALEIVYAATLPKASKPFIYMAIILPPEHVDVNVHPTKREVSLLNQEIIIEKIQSVVESRLRSSNETQTFQEQAVKPTPSCQMVSSNDSNRNPSPSGSKLQKVPVHKMVRTDSSDPAGRLHVYLQPESCGHLERNTSLTAIRSSVRQRRNPKETADLTSLQELIDEIDRNCHSGLLDIVRHCTYIGMADDVFALLQHDTHLYLANVVNLSKELMYQQVLRRFAHFNAIQISEPAPVKELIVLALKEGNLDPECSENVELNEKIAEMNMELLKQKADMIEEYFCIHIDKDGNLSRLPVILDQYTPDMDRVPEFVLCLGNDVDWEEEKKCLQVISAALGNFYAMHPPMLPNPSGDGLQFYQKRKPFRNPEERLSCSTGMSVCSWISTSLFKES